Proteins encoded together in one Streptomyces sp. NA04227 window:
- the argC gene encoding N-acetyl-gamma-glutamyl-phosphate reductase, producing MTIRVAVAGASGYAGGELLRLLVGHPEVEIGALTGNSNAGQRLGALQPHLVPLAERVLEATTPEVLAGHDVVFLALPHGQSAAVAEQLGPEVLVVDMGADFRLRDAGDWERFYGSPHAGTWPYGLPELPGGREALAGTKRIAVPGCYPTAVSLALFPAYAAGLAEPEAVIVAASGTSGAGKAAKPHLLGSEVMGSMSPYGVGGVHRHTPEMIQNLSAVAGEPVSVSFTPTLAPMPRGILATCSAKAVAGVDAQALRTAYEKAFADEPFVHLLPEGQWPATASVYGSNAVQIQVAHDTAAGRILAIAAIDNLAKGTAGGALQSMNLALGLPERLGLPLTGLAP from the coding sequence ATGACCATACGAGTCGCAGTCGCCGGAGCGAGCGGATACGCGGGCGGTGAGCTGCTGCGCCTGCTCGTGGGCCACCCCGAGGTCGAGATCGGTGCGCTGACCGGGAACTCCAACGCCGGGCAGCGGCTCGGTGCGCTGCAGCCGCATCTGGTGCCGTTGGCCGAGCGCGTCCTTGAGGCGACCACGCCCGAGGTCCTGGCGGGGCACGACGTGGTCTTCCTCGCTCTGCCGCACGGGCAGTCGGCGGCGGTTGCCGAGCAGCTCGGGCCCGAGGTGCTCGTGGTCGACATGGGGGCCGACTTCCGGCTGCGTGACGCCGGTGACTGGGAGCGGTTCTACGGGTCGCCGCACGCGGGGACCTGGCCGTACGGGCTGCCGGAGCTGCCCGGGGGGCGGGAGGCGCTCGCGGGGACGAAGCGGATCGCGGTGCCGGGGTGCTACCCGACCGCCGTGTCCCTCGCTCTGTTCCCGGCCTACGCCGCGGGGCTCGCCGAGCCGGAGGCCGTGATCGTCGCCGCTTCCGGCACCTCCGGCGCGGGCAAGGCGGCCAAGCCGCATCTGCTCGGCTCCGAGGTGATGGGGTCCATGTCGCCGTACGGAGTCGGGGGAGTGCACCGGCACACTCCGGAGATGATCCAGAACCTCAGTGCCGTCGCGGGCGAGCCGGTCTCGGTGTCCTTCACGCCGACGCTGGCGCCGATGCCGCGCGGCATCCTCGCCACCTGTTCGGCCAAGGCCGTCGCGGGAGTGGACGCGCAGGCGCTGCGGACCGCGTACGAGAAGGCCTTCGCCGACGAACCCTTCGTGCACCTGCTGCCCGAGGGGCAGTGGCCGGCCACCGCCTCGGTGTACGGCTCCAACGCCGTGCAGATCCAGGTCGCCCACGACACCGCGGCCGGACGGATCCTCGCCATCGCCGCCATCGACAACCTGGCCAAGGGCACCGCGGGCGGCGCCCTGCAGAGCATGAACCTCGCCCTCGGCCTGCCCGAGCGACTCGGTCTGCCGCTCACCGGGCTCGCGCCCTGA
- the argJ gene encoding bifunctional glutamate N-acetyltransferase/amino-acid acetyltransferase ArgJ translates to MSVTAAQGFTAAGIAAGIKENGNPDLALVVNNGPRRAAAGVFTSNRVKAAPVLWSEQVLKGGALAAVVLNSGGANACTGPKGFQDTHATAEKVAEALKVDAAEVAVASTGLIGVTLPMDRLLPGVDKAAAELSAHGGEKAAIAIKTTDTVHKTAVAEGAGWTVGGMAKGAGMLAPGLATMLVVLTTDADVESAELDRALRAATRTTFDRVDSDGCMSTNDTVLLLASGASGIAPAYAEFAEAVRAVCDDLGRQLIGDAEGASKDIRVDVINAAGEDEAVEVGRSIARNNLLKCAIHGEDPNWGRVLSAIGTTSATFEPDRLNVAINGVWVCRNGSVGEDRELVDMRYREVVVTADLAAGSAAATIWTNDLTADYVHENSAYSS, encoded by the coding sequence GTGAGCGTCACGGCAGCACAGGGATTCACGGCCGCGGGTATCGCGGCCGGAATCAAGGAGAACGGCAATCCCGACCTCGCCCTCGTCGTCAACAACGGGCCACGACGGGCCGCCGCGGGCGTCTTCACCAGCAACCGTGTGAAGGCCGCGCCGGTGCTCTGGTCCGAGCAGGTGCTCAAGGGCGGCGCCCTCGCCGCGGTGGTCCTCAACTCCGGTGGCGCCAACGCCTGTACGGGACCCAAGGGCTTCCAGGACACGCACGCCACCGCGGAGAAGGTGGCCGAGGCGCTGAAGGTCGACGCGGCCGAGGTGGCCGTCGCCTCCACCGGCCTGATCGGTGTCACGCTGCCGATGGACCGGCTGCTGCCCGGCGTGGACAAGGCGGCCGCCGAACTGTCCGCGCACGGCGGCGAGAAGGCGGCCATCGCCATCAAGACCACCGACACGGTGCACAAGACGGCCGTCGCCGAGGGGGCGGGCTGGACCGTCGGCGGCATGGCCAAGGGCGCGGGCATGCTCGCCCCCGGCCTGGCCACCATGCTGGTGGTGCTCACCACCGACGCGGACGTGGAGTCGGCCGAGCTCGACCGGGCGCTGCGCGCGGCGACCCGCACCACCTTCGACCGGGTCGACTCCGACGGCTGTATGTCCACCAACGACACCGTGCTGCTGCTCGCCTCCGGCGCCAGCGGGATCGCCCCCGCGTACGCGGAGTTCGCCGAGGCCGTACGCGCCGTCTGTGACGACCTCGGACGGCAGCTCATCGGTGACGCCGAGGGCGCGAGCAAGGACATCCGGGTCGACGTGATCAACGCGGCCGGCGAGGACGAGGCGGTCGAGGTCGGCCGTTCCATCGCCCGTAACAACCTCCTGAAGTGCGCGATCCACGGCGAGGACCCGAACTGGGGGCGGGTGCTCTCCGCCATCGGCACCACCTCCGCCACCTTCGAACCGGACCGGCTGAACGTCGCCATCAACGGCGTCTGGGTGTGCCGGAACGGCAGCGTCGGCGAGGACCGCGAGCTGGTCGACATGCGCTACCGGGAGGTCGTCGTCACCGCCGACCTCGCCGCGGGCTCGGCCGCCGCCACCATCTGGACCAACGACCTGACCGCCGACTACGTCCACGAGAACAGCGCGTACTCCTCATGA
- the argB gene encoding acetylglutamate kinase, giving the protein MSTPSTRPGGSPRKHTALPKAEILIEALPWLTRHHGKTVVIKFGGNAMVNDELKAAFAQDVVFLRHAGLRPVVVHGGGPQISAQLDKQGLVSEFKAGLRVTTPEAMDVVRMVLAGQVQRELVGLLNQHGPHAVGLTGEDAHTITAVKHQPQIDGELVDIGRVGEITRIDTGAIEALLDDGRIPVVSSIARAEDDGHIYNVNADTAAAALAAALRAETLMVLTDVEGLYEDWPHSDEVISRLTASELEALLPELASGMVPKMEGCLHAVRGGVTTARVIDGRVQHSILLEIFTDEGIGTMVVPDPPEATGGKTP; this is encoded by the coding sequence ATGAGCACTCCCAGCACCCGGCCGGGGGGATCCCCGCGCAAGCACACCGCACTGCCCAAGGCCGAGATCCTGATCGAGGCGCTGCCCTGGCTGACCCGGCACCACGGCAAGACCGTCGTGATCAAGTTCGGCGGCAACGCCATGGTCAACGACGAGCTCAAGGCCGCCTTCGCCCAGGACGTGGTGTTCCTGCGGCACGCCGGACTGCGTCCCGTCGTGGTGCACGGCGGCGGCCCGCAGATCAGTGCCCAGCTCGACAAACAGGGCCTGGTCAGCGAGTTCAAGGCCGGGCTGAGGGTCACCACGCCCGAGGCGATGGACGTCGTACGGATGGTGCTCGCCGGGCAGGTGCAGCGCGAGCTGGTCGGGCTGCTCAACCAGCACGGGCCGCACGCGGTCGGGCTCACCGGCGAGGACGCGCACACCATCACCGCCGTCAAGCACCAGCCGCAGATCGACGGCGAGTTGGTCGACATCGGCCGGGTCGGCGAGATCACCCGGATCGACACCGGGGCCATCGAGGCACTGCTCGACGACGGCCGTATCCCGGTCGTCTCCTCCATCGCCCGTGCCGAGGACGACGGCCACATCTACAACGTCAACGCGGACACCGCCGCCGCGGCGCTCGCCGCGGCCCTGCGCGCCGAGACCCTGATGGTGCTCACCGACGTCGAGGGCCTGTACGAGGACTGGCCGCACAGCGACGAGGTGATAAGCCGTCTGACCGCTTCCGAACTGGAGGCGCTGCTGCCCGAGTTGGCCAGCGGCATGGTGCCGAAGATGGAGGGCTGTCTGCACGCGGTGCGCGGCGGGGTGACCACGGCCCGGGTGATCGACGGGCGCGTACAGCACTCGATCCTGCTGGAGATCTTCACCGACGAGGGAATCGGCACCATGGTCGTGCCGGACCCGCCCGAGGCGACCGGAGGCAAGACGCCGTGA
- a CDS encoding acetylornithine transaminase, whose protein sequence is MSGNQELTTRWQGALMNNYGTPKLSLVRGEGARVWDADGRAYLDFVGGIAVNALGHAHPGVVRAVSDQIATLGHVSNLFVAEPPVALAEKLLAAFGRQGRVYFANSGAEAVEAAFKIGRLTGRPHMVSTEGGFHGRTMGALALTGQPAKQQGFGPLPGSVTHVPYGDVDALRAAVTEETALFVVEPIQGENGVVVPPPGYLAAAREITRATGTLLVLDEVQTGIGRTGHWLAGQAQGIEPDVVTLAKGLGGGLPLGATVAFGATAELLNPGQHGSTFGGNPVSCAAGLAVVDAIESEGLLENVKRAGERLRDGIESLGHPLASHVRGAGLLLGIVLTEPLAPQVQQAAQDAGFLVNAPAPDVVRLMPPLNLRDDEADAFLGALVGILDGALRASGEGRSGD, encoded by the coding sequence GTGAGCGGCAACCAGGAACTGACCACGCGCTGGCAGGGCGCGCTGATGAACAACTACGGCACTCCTAAGCTGTCGTTGGTGCGCGGCGAGGGCGCCAGGGTCTGGGACGCCGACGGACGCGCGTACCTGGACTTCGTCGGCGGTATCGCGGTGAACGCGCTCGGGCACGCCCATCCCGGCGTGGTCCGCGCCGTCTCCGACCAGATCGCCACGCTCGGCCATGTCTCCAACCTGTTCGTCGCCGAGCCGCCGGTCGCCCTCGCCGAGAAGCTGCTCGCCGCCTTCGGGCGCCAGGGCAGGGTGTACTTCGCCAACTCCGGCGCGGAGGCCGTCGAGGCGGCGTTCAAGATCGGCCGGCTCACCGGCCGCCCGCACATGGTCTCCACCGAGGGCGGCTTCCACGGCCGGACCATGGGCGCCCTCGCCCTGACCGGTCAGCCCGCCAAGCAGCAGGGCTTCGGCCCGCTGCCGGGCAGCGTCACCCATGTCCCGTACGGGGACGTCGACGCGCTGCGGGCGGCGGTCACCGAGGAGACCGCGCTGTTCGTCGTGGAGCCGATACAGGGCGAGAACGGTGTCGTGGTGCCGCCGCCCGGCTATCTGGCAGCGGCCCGCGAGATCACCCGTGCCACCGGAACGCTGCTCGTGCTCGACGAGGTGCAGACCGGTATCGGCCGTACCGGGCACTGGCTCGCCGGTCAGGCGCAGGGCATCGAACCGGACGTGGTCACGCTCGCCAAGGGACTCGGCGGCGGGCTGCCGCTCGGCGCGACGGTCGCCTTCGGTGCGACCGCCGAGCTGCTGAATCCCGGGCAGCACGGTTCGACCTTCGGTGGCAATCCGGTCTCCTGCGCGGCCGGACTCGCCGTTGTCGACGCCATCGAATCCGAGGGACTGCTGGAGAACGTCAAGCGCGCCGGGGAGCGGCTGCGCGACGGAATCGAGTCGCTGGGGCATCCGTTGGCCTCGCACGTCAGGGGCGCGGGCCTGCTCCTGGGTATCGTGCTCACCGAGCCACTGGCGCCGCAGGTGCAGCAGGCGGCTCAGGACGCCGGCTTCCTGGTGAACGCGCCCGCCCCCGATGTCGTACGGCTGATGCCGCCGCTCAACCTCCGCGACGACGAGGCCGACGCCTTCCTCGGGGCGCTCGTCGGCATCCTCG